From the genome of Alteromonas stellipolaris:
GCATTTTCAAGAGTAATAAGTGAAGAAGAAAATGCCTGAATAGCCAACTGCAATTGAACCTGTAGGTTGCTGTATTGCGCCATTAGTTCACCGACAGAAAGGTCAGTGTCAGCGTTGTTTGGATCTGAAGTACTAATCTGCTCTTTGCGTTTATTGATTTCACGTTGCAACGCACCGATTTCTCGCTTGATATTAATCACCTCAGGTGCAGCATCAGACATCATGGTTGAAATGGTACTCAACTCTGCTTTCTTTTGTGCCAAGGTGGCTTCTAATGAAAACGCGATTTGCTGAAAAGCTGCGCCTTCCGCGGTGGGGTCCAGCACATTATATTTAGACTGAAAGCCTAAAATTTCTGTCTTAGCTTGTTGAAGTTTCTGCTCTACAATTTCGTGCTCGCCTTTAGCAAACGTCAGCTTCGATTTGGCCAGATTGTTGTTGATATTGTTTATGAACTCTTCCGCTTTTACTACGATAGCTCGGTTTATGACTTGGGCGAATTCGGGGTTAAACGCACGTGTGCGAAGAGAAATAACAGAAGAAGCTGAATCTACACTCACTTCTACGTGGTCTAAATAAAACTGATAGAAGCTTTCTTGTTTATGAGAACTTGATAGACCACTAAAAAAGTCGGCCTCGTCAGACATATAATGTTCTCTTAGGTTAATAGTTTCATCTAAGTACTTAATCATATCTGCAGATTTGATATAGGCTTCTACTAATTGACTTTCGTTGCTAAATCCACTGGAACCCATGCCTGCCGACATAAGTAATGAAGAAGGGTCAAAACTACTGCCGCCATCACTAGATTTTACGATTAACTGACTTTGACTCTCGTATTGAGGGGCTGCCCATACAATGAGATAGAAAGCATATAGAAACCAAGGTAGCACAAGCAAAAGAGTTTTGTGCTGTTTCATCAGGTCATTCAGTTTTGTAAGCGTTTTTTCCACGTTTGATAAACCTATTTTAACGATTTTTTATTGGCTGCATCTTGCGTATACACGTCAATGCCTTCTTCGAGATCAGCGTAATAAGATAATTTTCCGTCATCAATAATAACGGTAGATGTACAGAACTCTCGAATTTGATCAAGTTCATGACTTACCATGATAACCCCCGCCGTTTCACTTTTTTCTTTAAGTGACGCTCTGGCTTTTTTTCTAAACAATGGGTCGCCTACAGATGTGGCTTCATCTATAAGATAGATGTCGAAATCGATATTCATACAACAAGCAAACACAAACTTAGCCCGCATGCCTGAAGAGTAAGTGCGCACGGGTAAGTCAAAGCGCTTATCTAATTCAGCAAATGCTTGAACTTTTTCTTCGTATTCAGGCAACGACTTCACATTATTTATTCGTCCGATGAAGCGCGTATTTTCACGCCCTGTCATTTGTGGATGCACGCCAGTTTGAAGTGCTACCGGCCAAGACATCGCTTTATTAGTAAGTACGCGCCCCTTATCTGGGTATTCGCTTTTCGCTAACATACGAAACAAGGTTGATTTACCCGCGCCGTTTTTACCCAAGATGGCCACATTATTTTCAGTCGGGAAATCAAAATTGAGATTCTTAAAAATATATTGAGGCCCCATTTTGCTTGGATAGCTTTTTGTCACGTTTTCTAGTTTGATCATCGTGACAATACCTTTTTCCACGTAATGTGATAAAGAGAAAGGCTTAAGAATAAGAATACAAGGGTGATTTCTACCACAAAGCTAAAAGATACCCCTTTATGTCCGTAAGAC
Proteins encoded in this window:
- a CDS encoding ABC transporter ATP-binding protein; the protein is MIKLENVTKSYPSKMGPQYIFKNLNFDFPTENNVAILGKNGAGKSTLFRMLAKSEYPDKGRVLTNKAMSWPVALQTGVHPQMTGRENTRFIGRINNVKSLPEYEEKVQAFAELDKRFDLPVRTYSSGMRAKFVFACCMNIDFDIYLIDEATSVGDPLFRKKARASLKEKSETAGVIMVSHELDQIREFCTSTVIIDDGKLSYYADLEEGIDVYTQDAANKKSLK